GCTGGCCTATGTCGGTGCGCTGGCCGTCCTGCTGGCCGTTCTGGTCGGGACGATCGCCGTCGCCGGATGGAGCGAAGGTGCGGGCGCCCTCGCCGCTATTGCGGGCGTGGGCGTTTATTATTTCGCGCTGTGGCTCTTTCGGCGGAAAATCGAACACACAATTCAATTTACAATAACAAAAATCTGATGGAAGTATTACTTTACACGATCCTGACGCTGTGTGCGCTGGGAGTGTTCTCGGCGGTAATCCTCTATTTCGTGGCCCGGAAATTCCGGGTCGAGGAGGACCCGCGGATCGACGAGGTGGAGAAGATGCTCCCCGGGGCCAACTGCGGCGGCTGCGGATTCGCAGGATGCCGGGGTATGGCCGACGCGCTCGTGAAGCGCGACGACATCTCGGCGCTCTTCTGCCCCGTGGGCGGCGGCGACTGTATGAAAGCCGTGGCTGCATACCTCGGAAAGGCCGCTGCCGAAAAGCAGCCCGAGGTGGCGACCGTCCGCTGCGGCGGCACGTGCGAGAAGCGTCCCCGCACCAACGAGTACAACGGGGCCAAGTCGTGTGCCGTGGCTTCGTCGCTCTATGTGGGCGAGACGGGCTGCGCGTTCGGCTGTCTGGGCTTCGGTGACTGCGTCGCGGTCTGCGCCTTCGACGCCATTCACATCAACCCGGAAACGGGACTTCCGGAGGTCGACGCCGACAAGTGCACGGCCTGCGGCGCCTGCGTGAAGGCATGTCCGAAAATGATCATCGAACTGCGGAAGAAATGGCCCAAGAACCGTGCGGTGTACGTGTCGTGCGTGTCGAAGGACAAGGGCGCCGTGGTGATGAAGGCCTGCAAGGCCGGATGTATCGGCTGTGGCAAGTGTGTGAAAGTATGCGCCTTCGATGCCATCACCGTGGAGAACAACCTCGCCTACATCGACCCGCAGAAGTGCAAGCTGTGCCGCAAGTGTGTGAACGAATGTCCTACGGGAGCCATCCGGCTCGTCGGCATGGACCCGCTGCCCAAAGCCCCGAAGGCTCCGGCAACACCGGCAACACCCGCCGCTCCGAAGGCCGGGGCTGCGCCGAAAGTTGAAAACTGAAAGAGACGAGTTGAGACTTTTCCATCCGCATTCCGGTTGACAATCCGGTCGCGGGCGATAAGTTCCCGTCAAGGCGGGGATTTAGAGGTGGGTCAAATGTATAAACGCGGCGTTGCGCCGCGATCACGACCTGCGGATAAGGAAAAACGACACAGGTTTTTCGAAGCA
This Alistipes shahii WAL 8301 DNA region includes the following protein-coding sequences:
- a CDS encoding Fe-S cluster domain-containing protein gives rise to the protein MEVLLYTILTLCALGVFSAVILYFVARKFRVEEDPRIDEVEKMLPGANCGGCGFAGCRGMADALVKRDDISALFCPVGGGDCMKAVAAYLGKAAAEKQPEVATVRCGGTCEKRPRTNEYNGAKSCAVASSLYVGETGCAFGCLGFGDCVAVCAFDAIHINPETGLPEVDADKCTACGACVKACPKMIIELRKKWPKNRAVYVSCVSKDKGAVVMKACKAGCIGCGKCVKVCAFDAITVENNLAYIDPQKCKLCRKCVNECPTGAIRLVGMDPLPKAPKAPATPATPAAPKAGAAPKVEN